The following are encoded together in the Vigna unguiculata cultivar IT97K-499-35 chromosome 2, ASM411807v1, whole genome shotgun sequence genome:
- the LOC114172532 gene encoding glutathione S-transferase U18-like encodes MAKNELKLLGAWFSPYALRVQIALNLKGVDYEDIEETLFPKSELLLKSNPVLKKIPVLFHADKVICESAIIVEYIDEVWTHAPSILPQNAYDRAQARFWVGYIDQKWISSLKNILIAEDDEAKKPDFEEIEEIAERLEEVLKGKTFFGGDTIGFIDIVFGSFLSWTRVIENINGTKLIDETKQPSLFQWAETFAVHPAVKGLLPEIDKLVEFAKILKLSLAAAK; translated from the exons ATGGCTAAAAACGAGTTGAAGCTTTTGGGTGCTTGGTTCAGTCCTTATGCCCTAAGAGTGCAGATTGCCCTTAATCTCAAGGGTGTAGATTATGAGGATATTGAAGAGACCTTGTTTCCCAAAAGTGAACTTCTTCTTAAGTCCAACCCTGTGCTCAAGAAAATCCCAGTTCTTTTCCATGCAGATAAAGTCATATGTGAATCTGCAATCATAGTTGAATACATTGACGAGGTTTGGACCCATGCTCCCTCCATCCTTCCACAAAATGCCTATGATCGAGCTCAGGCCAGATTTTGGGTTGGTTACATTGATCAAAAG TGGATTTCGTCCTTGAAAAACATCCTGATAGCTGAAGATGATGAGGCAAAAAAGCCAGACTTTGAGGAAATAGAGGAAATAGCTGAGAGGTTGGAAGAAGTGTTGAAGGGGAAGACATTTTTTGGAGGAGACACAATTGGATTCATTGATATTGTTTTTGGTAGCTTTCTGAGTTGGACCAGAGTGATAGAAAACATAAATGGAACAAAATTGATCGATGAAACCAAGCAACCAAGTTTGTTCCAATGGGCTGAAACATTTGCTGTTCATCCTGCTGTCAAAGGCCTTCTCCCAGAAATTGACAAACTTGTTGAATTTGCAAAGATTTTAAAGCTAAGTTTAGCTGCTGCAAAGTAA
- the LOC114168899 gene encoding glutathione S-transferase U17-like, which yields MAKNDLKLLGGWSSPFALRVQIALNLKGVDYEVVEETFNPKSELLLKSNPVHKKIPVLFHADKVICESAIIVEYIDEVWSNVPSILPQNAYDRANARFWVAYMDDKWVKALRSILMAEENDEAKEEPFEEAEEVFDRMEEVMNKGSEGKVFFGGDTIGFIDIGFGSFLSWIRVVEKMNGRKLLDETKHPSLIQWTENFSAHPAVNGVIPDTDKLIEVAKVYKEYARAVAN from the exons ATGGCTAAAAACGATTTGAAGCTTTTGGGTGGTTGGTCCAGCCCTTTTGCTCTAAGGGTGCAGATTGCCCTTAACCTCAAGGGTGTAGATTATGAGGTTGTTGAAGAGACCTTCAATCCCAAAAGTGAACTTCTTCTTAAGTCCAATCCTGTGCACAAGAAAATCCCAGTTCTTTTCCATGCAGATAAAGTCATATGTGAATCTGCAATCATAGTTGAATACATCGATGAAGTTTGGTCCAATGTTCCCTCCATCCTTCCACAAAATGCATATGATCGAGCTAATGCCCGATTTTGGGTTGCTTACATGGATGACAAG TGGGTGAAGGCCTTGAGAAGTATTCTAATGGCTGAAGAGAATGATGAAGCAAAGGAGGAACCCTTTGAGGAAGCAGAAGAAGTGTTTGACAGGATGGAAGAAGTGATGAACAAGGGAAGTGAAGGGAAGGTCTTTTTCGGAGGAGACACCATTGGATTCATTGATATTGGTTTTGGAAGCTTTCTGAGTTGGATCAGAGTGGTGGAAAAgatgaatggaagaaaattgctTGATGAAACCAAGCACCCTAGCTTGATCCAATGGACAGAAAATTTTTCTGCTCATCCTGCTGTCAATGGCGTTATACCAGACACTGACAAGCTTATTGAAGTTGCCAAGGTTTATAAGGAATATGCTCGTGCAGTTGCAAACTAA
- the LOC114169487 gene encoding glutathione S-transferase U17-like — translation MAKNELKLLGGWFSPFALRVQIALNLKGVDYEFVEETLNPKSELLLKSNPVHKKIPVLLHEDKAICESAIIVEYIDEVWSNVPSILPQNAYDRANARFWVAYIDDKWFSALKSILMAEENDEAKEAPFEEAAEVFERMEEVMNKGSEGKVFFGGDTIGFIDIGFGSFLSWIRVVEKMNARKLLHETKHPRLIQWTENFAAHPAVNGLIPDTDKLIELAKAFRQTLRASAAAN, via the exons ATGGCTAAAAACGAGTTGAAGCTTTTGGGTGGGTGGTTCAGCCCTTTTGCCCTAAGGGTGCAGATAGCCCTTAACCTCAAGGGTGTAGATTACGAGTTTGTTGAAGAGACCTTGAATCCCAAAAGTGAACTTCTTCTTAAGTCCAACCCTGTGCACAAGAAAATTCCAGTTCTCCTCCATGAAGATAAAGCCATATGTGAATCTGCAATCATAGTTGAATACATTGATGAAGTTTGGTCCAATGTTCCCTCCATCCTTCCACAAAATGCATATGATCGAGCTAATGCCCGATTTTGGGTTGCTTACATCGATGACAAG TGGTTTTCGGCCTTGAAAAGTATTCTAATGGCTGAAGAGAATGATGAAGCAAAGGAGGCACCGTTTGAGGAAGCAGCAGAAGTGTTTGAGAGGATGGAAGAAGTGATGAACAAGGGAAGTGAAGGGAAGGTCTTTTTCGGAGGAGACACCATTGGATTCATTGATATTGGTTTTGGAAGCTTTCTGAGTTGGATCAGAGTGGTGGAGAAGATGAATGCACGAAAATTGCTTCATGAAACCAAGCACCCTCGCTTGATCCAATGGACTGAAAATTTTGCTGCTCATCCTGCTGTCAATGGTCTTATACCAGACACCGACAAGCTTATTGAACTTGCTAAGGCTTTTAGGCAAACATTACGGGCTAGTGCAGCTGCAAACTAA